A single region of the Marmota flaviventris isolate mMarFla1 chromosome 10, mMarFla1.hap1, whole genome shotgun sequence genome encodes:
- the LOC114104569 gene encoding LOW QUALITY PROTEIN: olfactory receptor 10J1-like (The sequence of the model RefSeq protein was modified relative to this genomic sequence to represent the inferred CDS: deleted 2 bases in 1 codon): MKRENYSIITEFTFQTFSSFHEHQMTLFVVFLKLYIFMLAGNVIIVTIIRIDRHLHTPMYLFLSMLSTSETVYTLVILPRMLSSLVGMSQSISLAGCATQMFFFVTFGITNCFLLTAMGYDRYVAICNPLRYTIIMNKRVCFQLVGGACSIGLIVAVTQVSAVFRLPFCATKVAHFFCDIRPVMKLSCIDTTVNEILTLVISVLVLVVPMGLVFISYVLIISTILKIASAEGRKKTFATCASHLTVVIVHYGCASIAYLKPKSENTRDEDQLISVSYTVITPLLNPVVYTLRNKEVRDALYRAICRKHS, encoded by the exons ATGAAGAGAGAAAACTACTCAATCATCACTGAGTTTACTTTCCAAACTTTCTCCAGTTTCCATGAGCACCAGATGACCCTTTTTGTGGTGTTCCTTAAACTCTACATCTTCATGCTAGCAGGCAATGTCATCATTGTGACCATCATACGAATTGACCGCCATCTTCACACACCCATGTACTTGTTCCTAAGCATGCTATCCACTTCAGAGACCGTCTATACATTGGTCATTCTCCCAAGGATGCTATCCAGTCTTGTGGGTATGAGCCAGTCCATATCGTTGGCAGGTTGTGCCACACAGATGTTCTTTTTTGTAACCTTTGGGATCACTAACTGCTTCCTGCTCACAGCCATGGGGTATGACCgttatgtggccatctgcaacccCCTGAGATACACAATTATCATGAACAAGAGGGTGTGCTTCCAGCTGGTG GGGGGTGCCTGCAGCATTGGCCTAATTGTAGCAGTAACACAGGTGTCAGCTGTGTTCAGACTGCCCTTCTGTGCCACCAAGGTGGcccacttcttctgtgacatcCGACCCGTGATGAAGCTCTCCTGCATCGACACCACTGTCAATGAGATCCTGACTTTGGTCATCAGTGTGCTGGTGCTAGTGGTACCTATGGGCCTGGTCTTCATCTCCTATGTTCTCATCATCTCCACCATCCTAAAGATCGCTTCAGCTGAGGGCCGGAAGAAGACCTTCGCCACCTGTGCCTCCCACCTTACGGTGGTCATCGTCCACTATGGCTGTGCCTCCATCGCCTACCTCAAGCCCAAGTCAGAGAACACCAGGGATGAGGACCAGCTGATCTCTGTGTCCTACACTGTCATTACCCCTCTCCTGAACCCCGTGGTCTACACCCTGAGGAACAAAGAGGTTAGGGATGCTCTGTACAGGGCTATCTGCAGGAAACACTCCTGA